A single window of Inediibacterium massiliense DNA harbors:
- a CDS encoding prenyltransferase/squalene oxidase repeat-containing protein has protein sequence MNKKLLSLVLVFTMLLGILPLSSMMAHAEGSQYKEELKVVDQVYGENKNVEKECEENLSKVMTMDQTNEKEEWIHVRIEGCKDTLYDEKIKFTKDMKNPLDVLKAAVKEENIQGTNNPSTGFFITEILGESQKENFGWCYYVHFNSGDIIFPSIGVEQFDGLTNLNGELNCKELVFYMCSYSGTSIITKIPVITVKQDGIHFTIKVVDNQVGNAPIKNVDIKVGTKGNYQTDENGEVTFSLPKAGTYQVDISKDQDYPAIVRQHIQIESEGKDSEGLQDIINELKEMYKDKEDLKAIEVMAYNHLMSGEKDYKKVFKISNKKDAAAYAENIMGCLATGQNPKEYVDLLVASQDESGKFIVKSRDKKLVTALADSIVALDMAKGKYDVQKAVKALMDEAKDGYYKDAVDTAYALKALVKHKDIEGVESIIQSSIQYLKNNQLEKGGYDAFGMGNSPHATGPVIQGLVLVQEDILSDSFKKGNRTLVDSLLACKLKDKGFEFAEGKGSGYDDPTATQFAFAALVDIFNGESMYEKFSIKDGNTQKNYEKMIQEAIDGIRDYLTSMETRMDSKYETQPAFYRPLEALGMNVTSKNIQEDVEDLANKVQLNKNQGTLPYVMNSIGLISSGQGANQYLELLKEGQQADGSFKIGRVKQTEWAVIALDMAQKEYDKQKAVECIMKNNKDQEDISLLSVALTALASHKNIDGVEEFIHSKLDYIKQQQLDTGGFEMLDMMSREKVESSVPTAYVISALVANGIDPLTDSEWIKGENTLIDALLKFKKLNYFVCNQGKSAEYFYKDEATEQAFIALADVINKKSSYQNVQKATSYKGIIKDATLKLRNYLTTTQTRKNSSLKDVPIFYSSQEALALYYMSNEKEKDVKDIQQKYKLNNKDDVLSYSQDIMGIIASGQNPKKYKDKNYVQELMNLQNEEGKFVEKGKDSNVYKQSYAIIALDLAQEEYDEKKAITALINMKDQDHFEDVEETAWALIALSKHKDIKGVSELVDSAIQYLKSNQSENGGFDMGGCGDTPQYTGLVIQALMANDIDPMSKEWMKGDKNLVTSMLHDQMEDGTFRACEMMGDYVDIPSTERAFAALSDLYMGKSMYKNIEPVLDDSDILKKTIKELKDYYKKDNKYNYIQAMALNLAGLDKSELQNQLELREDEAKRTYIVLDNETEMYAKNIMGIIGSGEDPRNYKGKNYVEALEKSQNKDGIFNIDGNNVGTQAYSMIALDMADGTYDVQKAIEVLTSEYEKLKNPSVYTTSEVLIALSFHKDLEHVNSKIDMYVKDLKEMQIDTGGFDYNKGSISSDPHEVSEYDAIALQAMIAAGKDPFSEEFKKNGKTVLDGMMAFKKDDHFVYDIQKSSYKEYTDSATGMVLAALIDVDTQKSMYHTLKIKYEQKPIEENSNQEKIKDAIQDLRKYYEKKDQFTFRETIAYHYSSDKIYEDIKKIQQKYKIRENPAQASDYASNIIGLIAAGKNPRNAYGKNYVQELTNYQKENGIFEVKAEGTYPTQTAFSMIALDMADAQYQVQKAVTALMSFQKSDGSFGDIDTTAMSIMALGKHKNIEGVKNCIDQGVSYIHKQQQDTGGFVAWGQNNPYTTAAVIQGLIAVGENPLQEKWVKNGKNMLDFLLSFKVEDHFENKSEYGSEINSVTEQCFMALADLYKGKSMYHELRMIDVEPTRISKIEIQKPNINALKVNNTLKLHVKIWDEENKEIITEKIEWKSLDEKIATIDEAGVVRGIQEGKVSITAKVVGNEKIQDTIELKVEALPMKNFDITKIGEEVFKNGKEAKVQVKVKNNGENNQNVTLIIALYNQDNGKMINYSYVIENINQGESKDLIGGFLVPQNGNYQVKSFVWDNFEDQNILLINPFVVEVQK, from the coding sequence ATGAATAAAAAATTATTAAGTTTAGTATTGGTTTTTACGATGTTGCTTGGAATTTTACCATTATCTTCTATGATGGCACATGCAGAAGGTAGCCAGTATAAAGAAGAATTAAAGGTAGTGGATCAAGTTTATGGGGAAAATAAAAATGTAGAAAAAGAATGTGAAGAAAATCTATCAAAAGTAATGACAATGGATCAAACAAATGAAAAAGAAGAATGGATTCATGTAAGAATAGAAGGTTGTAAAGATACCTTGTATGATGAAAAAATAAAATTTACAAAAGATATGAAAAATCCTCTAGATGTGTTAAAAGCAGCAGTAAAAGAGGAAAATATACAAGGAACAAACAATCCATCTACAGGATTTTTTATTACAGAAATATTAGGAGAATCACAAAAGGAAAACTTTGGTTGGTGCTATTATGTACATTTTAATAGTGGAGATATCATTTTTCCAAGTATAGGAGTAGAGCAATTTGATGGATTGACTAATTTAAATGGAGAATTAAATTGCAAAGAATTAGTATTTTATATGTGTTCTTACTCAGGAACAAGCATTATTACTAAAATACCAGTCATTACTGTCAAACAAGATGGAATTCATTTTACTATCAAAGTGGTAGATAATCAAGTGGGAAATGCTCCGATTAAAAATGTTGATATAAAAGTAGGAACAAAAGGAAATTATCAAACTGATGAAAATGGGGAGGTAACTTTTTCTTTACCCAAAGCTGGAACGTATCAAGTAGATATTTCAAAGGATCAAGATTATCCAGCTATTGTAAGACAACATATTCAGATAGAAAGTGAAGGAAAAGACTCAGAAGGATTACAAGATATCATAAATGAATTAAAGGAAATGTATAAAGATAAAGAAGATTTAAAGGCTATAGAGGTTATGGCCTATAATCATTTGATGAGTGGGGAGAAAGATTATAAGAAAGTATTTAAAATAAGTAATAAAAAAGATGCAGCAGCTTATGCAGAAAATATAATGGGATGCTTAGCTACTGGCCAAAATCCAAAGGAGTATGTAGATTTATTGGTAGCCTCTCAGGATGAAAGTGGAAAGTTCATTGTAAAAAGCAGGGATAAAAAATTAGTTACAGCATTGGCAGATTCTATTGTTGCACTAGATATGGCAAAAGGAAAATATGATGTGCAAAAAGCAGTAAAAGCTTTAATGGATGAAGCAAAGGATGGATATTATAAAGATGCTGTTGATACGGCTTATGCTCTAAAGGCTTTGGTAAAACATAAAGATATAGAAGGAGTAGAATCTATCATTCAATCTTCAATCCAGTATTTAAAAAATAATCAGCTAGAAAAAGGTGGATATGATGCCTTTGGTATGGGTAATAGTCCACATGCTACAGGACCTGTAATACAAGGCTTGGTATTGGTTCAAGAAGATATATTATCAGACTCTTTTAAAAAAGGGAATAGAACCCTTGTAGATTCTTTACTTGCTTGCAAACTAAAGGACAAAGGATTTGAATTTGCAGAGGGAAAAGGATCAGGATATGATGATCCTACGGCCACTCAATTTGCTTTTGCAGCTTTGGTAGATATTTTTAATGGGGAGTCTATGTATGAAAAATTTAGTATAAAGGATGGAAATACACAAAAAAATTATGAAAAAATGATTCAAGAGGCAATTGATGGAATAAGAGATTATCTAACTTCCATGGAAACAAGAATGGATTCTAAATATGAAACACAACCTGCTTTTTATAGGCCATTAGAAGCTTTAGGAATGAATGTAACTAGTAAAAATATTCAAGAAGATGTGGAAGATTTGGCTAACAAAGTTCAATTAAATAAAAATCAAGGGACACTTCCTTATGTAATGAATAGTATAGGATTAATATCTTCAGGACAAGGTGCAAACCAATATTTAGAATTATTAAAAGAAGGGCAACAAGCAGATGGAAGTTTTAAAATAGGAAGAGTAAAACAAACAGAATGGGCAGTCATTGCTTTAGATATGGCACAAAAGGAATATGATAAACAAAAGGCCGTAGAATGTATTATGAAAAATAATAAAGATCAAGAAGATATATCATTATTATCAGTGGCTTTAACTGCATTAGCTTCTCATAAGAATATAGATGGAGTAGAGGAATTTATCCATTCCAAATTGGATTATATAAAACAACAACAATTAGATACTGGTGGATTTGAGATGCTTGACATGATGAGCAGAGAAAAAGTGGAAAGCTCTGTACCAACAGCATATGTAATTTCTGCATTAGTTGCAAATGGTATTGATCCACTGACAGATTCAGAATGGATCAAAGGAGAAAATACTTTAATAGATGCTTTACTAAAATTTAAAAAACTAAATTATTTTGTATGCAATCAAGGGAAATCTGCAGAATATTTTTATAAAGATGAGGCTACAGAACAAGCATTTATTGCATTAGCAGATGTAATCAATAAAAAGTCTTCTTATCAAAATGTGCAAAAGGCTACAAGCTATAAGGGAATCATCAAAGATGCAACATTGAAGCTTAGAAATTATTTAACAACTACACAAACTAGAAAAAATTCTTCATTAAAAGATGTACCTATTTTTTATTCTTCTCAAGAAGCTTTAGCTCTTTATTATATGAGCAATGAAAAAGAAAAAGATGTAAAGGATATACAACAAAAATACAAATTAAATAATAAAGATGACGTATTGTCTTATAGCCAGGATATTATGGGAATTATTGCTTCTGGACAAAATCCTAAAAAATATAAGGATAAAAATTATGTACAAGAATTGATGAATTTACAAAATGAAGAAGGAAAATTTGTAGAAAAAGGAAAAGATTCAAATGTATATAAGCAGTCTTATGCAATAATAGCGTTAGATTTGGCACAAGAAGAATATGATGAAAAAAAAGCAATAACTGCTTTAATCAATATGAAAGATCAAGATCATTTTGAAGATGTTGAAGAGACTGCATGGGCTTTAATTGCTTTATCTAAACATAAAGATATAAAAGGTGTTTCTGAATTAGTAGATTCAGCGATCCAGTATTTAAAATCTAATCAATCAGAAAATGGTGGATTTGATATGGGCGGATGCGGAGATACTCCTCAATATACAGGACTAGTAATTCAAGCTTTAATGGCAAATGATATAGATCCTATGTCTAAGGAATGGATGAAGGGCGATAAAAATTTAGTTACATCTATGCTTCATGATCAAATGGAGGATGGTACTTTTAGAGCTTGTGAAATGATGGGGGATTATGTAGATATTCCTTCTACAGAACGTGCTTTTGCCGCTCTTTCAGATCTATATATGGGAAAATCTATGTATAAAAATATAGAGCCTGTATTAGATGATTCAGATATTTTGAAAAAGACAATCAAAGAATTAAAGGACTATTATAAAAAAGATAATAAATATAATTATATTCAGGCAATGGCTTTAAATTTGGCTGGATTAGATAAAAGTGAGCTTCAAAATCAATTGGAATTAAGAGAAGATGAAGCTAAAAGAACGTATATTGTTTTAGATAATGAAACAGAGATGTATGCTAAAAATATTATGGGGATTATTGGATCAGGAGAAGACCCTAGAAATTATAAAGGTAAAAATTATGTAGAAGCCTTGGAGAAATCCCAAAACAAAGATGGAATTTTTAATATAGACGGAAATAATGTAGGTACACAGGCTTATAGTATGATTGCATTAGATATGGCTGATGGAACATATGATGTGCAAAAAGCAATTGAGGTCTTAACATCTGAGTATGAAAAATTAAAAAATCCTAGTGTATATACTACATCAGAAGTGCTTATTGCATTGTCTTTTCATAAAGATTTAGAACATGTAAATTCTAAGATAGATATGTATGTAAAGGATTTAAAAGAGATGCAAATTGATACAGGAGGATTTGATTATAATAAAGGCAGTATTAGTAGTGATCCTCATGAAGTATCTGAGTACGATGCAATAGCTCTTCAAGCTATGATTGCAGCAGGAAAAGATCCTTTTTCAGAGGAATTTAAGAAAAATGGAAAGACTGTTTTAGATGGTATGATGGCATTTAAAAAAGATGATCATTTTGTATATGATATTCAAAAATCTAGTTATAAAGAATATACAGATTCAGCAACAGGTATGGTTCTTGCAGCATTAATAGATGTAGATACTCAAAAATCTATGTATCATACTTTAAAGATCAAATATGAACAAAAGCCTATAGAAGAAAATAGTAATCAGGAAAAGATAAAAGATGCGATCCAAGATTTGAGAAAGTATTATGAGAAGAAAGATCAATTTACATTTAGAGAAACTATAGCATATCACTATTCTAGTGATAAAATTTATGAGGATATAAAAAAGATACAACAAAAATATAAAATCAGAGAAAATCCAGCTCAAGCTTCAGACTATGCGTCTAATATCATAGGGTTAATTGCAGCAGGAAAAAATCCAAGAAATGCTTATGGTAAAAATTATGTACAAGAGCTTACAAATTATCAGAAAGAAAATGGAATATTTGAAGTAAAAGCAGAAGGAACATATCCTACTCAAACAGCTTTTAGTATGATTGCATTAGATATGGCAGATGCACAGTATCAAGTACAAAAAGCAGTAACAGCATTAATGAGTTTTCAAAAAAGTGATGGAAGTTTTGGAGACATTGATACAACAGCTATGAGTATTATGGCTCTTGGAAAGCATAAAAATATAGAGGGTGTAAAGAATTGCATAGATCAAGGGGTTTCATATATTCATAAACAGCAACAAGATACAGGAGGATTTGTGGCATGGGGACAAAACAATCCATATACTACAGCTGCTGTGATTCAAGGGCTGATTGCTGTAGGAGAAAATCCATTACAAGAGAAATGGGTAAAGAATGGAAAAAATATGTTAGATTTTTTACTTTCATTTAAAGTAGAAGATCATTTTGAAAATAAATCTGAGTATGGATCAGAAATTAACAGTGTAACAGAACAATGTTTTATGGCTTTAGCTGATTTATATAAAGGAAAGTCTATGTATCACGAATTGAGAATGATTGATGTAGAACCAACTCGTATTAGTAAGATTGAGATTCAAAAACCAAATATAAATGCACTCAAAGTAAATAACACTTTAAAACTCCATGTAAAAATATGGGATGAAGAAAATAAAGAAATCATTACAGAAAAAATTGAGTGGAAAAGTTTAGATGAAAAAATTGCAACAATAGATGAAGCTGGAGTTGTAAGAGGAATTCAAGAAGGAAAAGTAAGCATTACTGCTAAGGTTGTTGGAAATGAAAAAATTCAAGATACAATAGAACTAAAGGTAGAAGCTTTACCTATGAAAAATTTTGATATTACAAAAATAGGAGAAGAAGTATTTAAAAATGGAAAAGAAGCAAAAGTACAAGTAAAAGTGAAAAATAATGGAGAAAATAATCAAAATGTTACTTTGATTATTGCATTATATAATCAAGACAATGGAAAAATGATCAATTATTCTTATGTGATAGAAAATATAAATCAAGGAGAGAGTAAAGATCTGATTGGAGGATTTTTAGTTCCTCAAAATGGAAATTATCAAGTCAAAAGCTTTGTATGGGATAATTTTGAAGATCAAAATATACTATTAATCAATCCTTTTGTTGTAGAAGTTCAAAAATAA
- a CDS encoding S-layer homology domain-containing protein yields the protein MKKILCIIGMILCMTISSFAQIHIESRINGEEIQFIGNTNHYDAPVSLQVFDDSQKYYMNQGKTDQEGNFKFSFSLDKNKKYKARFNIEGDKQEVDLNLVNGGDHNNSNNKERVSIYIKGYKGIILPYTEVEMKKNDTVLSITKRILEQNNKSYVDREGYIASIDGQGEFDKGKKSGWMFSINEKFPDVGAGVVQVHNGDTIKWLYTVDLGQDIGGGGSVSSKKNEKVQNQIDHIQNMIKDKNVNEKDITKAISDVAEQLNKKVEEIKTEEDVKNLVFYGKDFSKSIQKAIEKVKSEEGAKTVVKENIKIVNILGKASEKISRSENQKEINQVVKENIENTIKLMDKINDSKEVTILAGEFIDANGKVIKGIGKENAKDIIENTQKLMEKTLEKASTKKIEKANIEQEKATIVVGENTVKELAKDIENTVKILEEKCNKNHIEAKNIEGKMILQMPNINKQEVETILPANTIKIAKENNIEKVLVKTEKAVFTLTQNTFEEVKDNIILNVKEIEKNTLYSFIPKESTVVDLTVYLGEKPIKEFKEKIKVAILYNGEVKKEEVVQVFYLKDKETIENMGGQYDQDTKMVTFETSHFSKYFAQKVEKEEIKIGFHDLKDYEWAKEAIEEMAQKGIINGRSKELFDPSASITRAEFATLITKMLQLDTEDTKLSFTDVKENQWYAPYVKAAYKNGLISGRSKTIFDPNGKITREEMATIIGKVLTQKGKEKASINELERFIDQANIASWANENAALCVKESIISGMPDGTFMPKENANRAQAAVMLYKLYKSIQ from the coding sequence ATGAAAAAAATTTTATGTATTATAGGTATGATTTTATGCATGACTATATCTTCTTTTGCACAGATTCATATAGAAAGTAGAATCAATGGGGAGGAAATTCAGTTCATAGGAAATACAAATCATTATGATGCCCCAGTATCATTGCAAGTATTTGATGATTCTCAAAAATACTATATGAATCAAGGAAAAACAGATCAAGAGGGGAATTTTAAATTTTCGTTTTCATTGGACAAAAATAAAAAATATAAAGCTAGGTTTAATATTGAAGGAGATAAACAAGAAGTAGATTTAAATTTAGTAAATGGTGGAGATCATAATAATTCTAATAATAAAGAGAGGGTTTCTATATATATAAAAGGATACAAAGGAATTATATTGCCATATACGGAAGTAGAGATGAAAAAAAATGATACAGTATTAAGTATTACAAAAAGAATATTAGAACAAAATAATAAAAGTTATGTAGATAGAGAAGGATATATTGCAAGCATAGATGGACAAGGAGAATTTGATAAAGGTAAAAAAAGTGGATGGATGTTTTCTATAAATGAAAAATTTCCAGATGTAGGAGCAGGGGTTGTACAAGTACATAATGGAGATACAATTAAATGGCTCTATACGGTAGATCTTGGGCAAGATATTGGAGGAGGAGGCAGTGTTTCTTCCAAAAAAAATGAAAAAGTGCAAAATCAAATAGACCATATTCAAAATATGATCAAGGATAAAAATGTAAACGAAAAAGATATTACAAAGGCCATTAGTGATGTTGCAGAGCAATTGAATAAAAAAGTAGAAGAAATAAAAACAGAGGAAGATGTTAAAAATTTAGTATTTTATGGGAAAGATTTTTCTAAGTCTATACAAAAGGCTATAGAAAAAGTAAAAAGTGAAGAAGGAGCAAAAACAGTAGTCAAAGAAAATATAAAAATAGTAAATATATTAGGAAAAGCTTCAGAAAAAATATCTAGATCAGAGAATCAAAAAGAAATCAATCAAGTAGTCAAAGAAAATATAGAAAATACTATTAAGCTTATGGATAAAATAAATGATTCTAAAGAAGTTACTATTTTAGCAGGTGAATTTATAGATGCAAATGGAAAAGTAATTAAAGGAATAGGCAAGGAAAATGCAAAAGATATTATAGAAAATACTCAAAAGCTTATGGAAAAGACTTTGGAAAAAGCAAGTACAAAAAAAATTGAAAAAGCAAATATAGAACAAGAAAAAGCAACTATTGTAGTAGGTGAAAATACTGTAAAGGAATTGGCTAAGGATATAGAAAATACAGTAAAAATCTTAGAAGAAAAATGTAATAAAAATCATATAGAAGCTAAGAATATAGAAGGCAAGATGATTCTTCAAATGCCAAATATAAATAAACAAGAAGTAGAAACCATTTTACCAGCTAATACAATAAAAATAGCAAAAGAAAACAATATAGAAAAAGTTCTTGTGAAAACAGAAAAAGCAGTGTTTACCCTTACACAAAATACATTTGAGGAAGTAAAAGACAATATTATATTGAATGTAAAGGAAATAGAAAAAAATACATTGTATTCTTTTATACCTAAAGAAAGTACAGTAGTAGATTTGACAGTTTATTTAGGGGAAAAACCGATTAAAGAATTTAAAGAAAAAATAAAAGTAGCTATTTTATACAATGGAGAAGTTAAAAAAGAAGAAGTAGTGCAAGTATTTTATCTAAAGGATAAGGAAACTATAGAAAACATGGGTGGTCAATATGATCAAGATACAAAGATGGTTACCTTTGAAACAAGTCATTTTAGCAAATATTTTGCTCAAAAAGTAGAAAAAGAAGAAATAAAAATAGGATTTCATGATTTAAAAGATTATGAATGGGCAAAGGAAGCTATAGAAGAAATGGCTCAAAAAGGTATCATCAATGGAAGAAGTAAAGAGCTATTTGACCCGAGTGCATCTATTACAAGAGCAGAATTTGCAACTTTAATTACAAAAATGCTTCAATTAGATACAGAAGATACAAAATTAAGCTTTACAGATGTAAAAGAAAATCAATGGTATGCTCCATATGTAAAAGCTGCTTACAAAAATGGACTCATTAGTGGAAGAAGCAAAACTATATTTGATCCAAATGGAAAAATTACAAGAGAAGAAATGGCAACAATTATTGGAAAGGTACTGACTCAAAAAGGAAAAGAAAAAGCAAGTATAAATGAATTAGAAAGATTTATTGATCAAGCAAATATAGCTTCTTGGGCAAATGAGAATGCAGCATTATGTGTAAAAGAATCTATTATTAGTGGAATGCCAGATGGTACTTTTATGCCAAAAGAAAATGCAAACAGAGCACAAGCAGCTGTTATGCTTTACAAATTATATAAATCCATACAATAA